A window of the Cytophagaceae bacterium genome harbors these coding sequences:
- a CDS encoding DUF5110 domain-containing protein produces the protein MKKYIFTFIIQLLLLGNVVKAQSFQKTETGIITTIYGIKTEIQFFSENTVRIIKSPEGIPLQKNSLSVIAKPIPVKFLATQKAEEITIGTAKIKIKLNSLSGKISFLNEKGLQLLNEKEKSSVFTPFVDNGQNTWNIEQAFALEKEEAIYGLGQQQQGKMVQRNLTLNMVQGNTDDYIPFFQSAKGYGIFWDNYSPTTFTDNSEKTTFKSEVGDVIDYYFMYGENADGVIACMRNLTGQAPMFPLWTFGYFQSKERYKSQGELVGVVKKYRELGVPLDGIIQDWQYWGNNYLWNAMDFLNPEFENPQKMVNDVHALNAHMTISIWNSFGPKTLQYAELDKIGALMNFVTWPQSGSEKWPPNPNYPSGVKVYDPFNPEARNIYWKYLNKGIFSLGMDGWWMDSSEPDHLDFKPSDMNNKTFLGSFRKVRNAFPLMTVGGVYDHQREVSDAKRVFILTRSAFAGQQRYGANTWSGDVNSSWTALRNQISAGLNFSLTGIPYWNSDIGGFFLWNFRKKLNDPEYRELYLRWLQFGTFCPMMRSHGADAPREIFQFGKKGDKPYDVIEKYINLRYKLLPYIYSTSWQVTAGQSSMMRALVMDFASDKNALDINDQYLFGKSIMVCPVTKAMYVSQKIENGDSVMVEDFGKVKTKESYLPAGSDWYDFWTSEKISGGKNIVKETPIETIPLYVKAGAIIPFGPEVQYATEKKWDHLQINVYAGANGTFVLYEDENDNYNYEKGVYSTIQLNWDDKKQILTINDRNGSFPGMLEKRTFDITLITEKTEAGQKMVSKSEKSVSYERKKVIINFPDQKK, from the coding sequence ATGAAAAAGTATATTTTTACTTTCATTATACAGCTGTTATTGCTGGGAAATGTAGTCAAAGCCCAAAGTTTTCAAAAAACTGAGACCGGGATAATTACTACTATATATGGTATTAAAACCGAGATTCAGTTTTTCTCAGAAAATACGGTAAGAATTATTAAATCCCCCGAAGGGATTCCTTTACAGAAAAACAGCCTCTCAGTAATTGCAAAACCTATTCCTGTTAAATTCTTAGCTACTCAAAAAGCGGAAGAAATTACGATTGGCACTGCAAAAATTAAGATAAAGCTTAATTCATTGTCAGGAAAAATTAGTTTCCTGAATGAAAAAGGTCTTCAGTTGCTCAATGAAAAAGAAAAGAGTTCAGTATTTACTCCTTTCGTTGACAATGGGCAAAACACCTGGAATATAGAACAGGCATTTGCACTTGAGAAAGAAGAGGCCATTTATGGACTAGGACAACAGCAACAAGGAAAAATGGTACAAAGAAACCTGACCCTAAATATGGTTCAGGGGAATACCGACGATTACATTCCATTTTTCCAATCAGCCAAAGGTTATGGGATTTTTTGGGACAATTATTCTCCTACAACTTTTACAGATAATTCCGAAAAAACAACTTTCAAATCAGAAGTAGGCGATGTAATTGACTATTACTTTATGTATGGCGAAAATGCCGACGGTGTCATTGCTTGCATGAGAAACCTTACCGGCCAGGCTCCCATGTTTCCCTTGTGGACGTTTGGTTACTTTCAGTCTAAAGAAAGATACAAAAGCCAGGGAGAATTGGTTGGTGTGGTAAAAAAATACAGGGAATTGGGTGTTCCGCTCGATGGTATCATTCAGGACTGGCAATATTGGGGGAATAACTACCTCTGGAATGCGATGGATTTCCTTAATCCGGAATTTGAAAATCCACAAAAAATGGTCAACGACGTTCACGCCCTTAATGCTCACATGACCATATCTATCTGGAACTCTTTTGGCCCCAAAACCCTACAATATGCCGAATTGGATAAAATCGGTGCCTTGATGAATTTTGTAACCTGGCCACAGTCAGGTTCTGAAAAATGGCCACCCAATCCTAATTACCCATCAGGAGTAAAAGTTTATGATCCGTTTAATCCTGAGGCAAGAAATATTTATTGGAAATACTTAAACAAAGGTATCTTTTCACTCGGAATGGATGGTTGGTGGATGGATTCTTCCGAACCCGACCATTTGGATTTCAAACCCTCTGATATGAATAACAAGACTTTTCTAGGTTCATTCCGAAAAGTAAGAAACGCCTTTCCACTCATGACGGTCGGAGGAGTGTATGATCACCAGCGTGAGGTGAGTGACGCCAAAAGGGTTTTTATTCTCACCAGATCTGCATTTGCAGGCCAGCAAAGGTACGGTGCCAATACCTGGTCAGGCGATGTAAACTCTTCGTGGACAGCACTAAGAAATCAGATTTCAGCGGGCTTAAATTTTTCTCTTACCGGCATACCCTATTGGAATAGTGACATAGGTGGTTTCTTTTTATGGAATTTCAGAAAAAAGCTTAATGACCCGGAATACCGCGAACTTTATTTGAGATGGTTACAGTTTGGTACATTTTGCCCAATGATGAGATCTCATGGTGCCGATGCCCCCAGAGAGATATTTCAATTTGGAAAAAAAGGAGACAAACCCTACGATGTGATTGAAAAATACATCAATCTGCGATATAAGTTATTGCCTTATATATATTCTACATCATGGCAGGTCACAGCAGGTCAATCCAGTATGATGCGGGCTCTGGTAATGGATTTTGCATCAGATAAAAATGCACTAGATATCAATGACCAATATCTGTTTGGAAAATCAATTATGGTTTGTCCGGTAACCAAAGCCATGTATGTCAGCCAAAAAATAGAAAATGGAGATTCGGTAATGGTTGAAGATTTTGGAAAAGTTAAGACCAAAGAAAGTTATCTCCCAGCCGGTAGTGATTGGTATGATTTCTGGACATCGGAAAAAATTTCAGGAGGTAAAAATATTGTTAAGGAAACGCCAATTGAAACCATTCCACTTTATGTAAAAGCCGGTGCAATTATTCCTTTTGGCCCTGAAGTACAATATGCTACAGAAAAAAAATGGGATCATCTTCAAATCAATGTTTATGCTGGGGCAAATGGCACTTTTGTACTCTATGAAGATGAAAACGACAATTACAATTACGAAAAAGGTGTTTACTCAACTATTCAGCTTAATTGGGATGATAAAAAGCAAATACTAACCATAAACGACAGGAATGGTAGTTTCCCCGGAATGCTTGAAAAGAGGACTTTTGATATCACTTTAATAACTGAAAAAACGGAGGCCGGTCAAAAAATGGTTTCGAAAAGTGAAAAATCAGTTTCCTACGAAAGGAAGAAAGTAATCATAAATTTTCCTGATCAAAAAAAATGA